The Caulobacter sp. FWC26 genome contains a region encoding:
- a CDS encoding amino acid permease: protein MTSLKSKPLGIWMCAALVVGNMIGSGVFMLPASLAPYGWNAVIAWLLTIGGSLCLAYVFAKLAGAFPRAGGPFAYTEEAFGRAPGFLVAWSYWISVWVSNAAIAIAAVSYLSVFMPAIAKTPGLAALLTVAVVWAATAINCAGARSAGWIQLVTTILKLIPLIAVAGLAFSVLHAKGGAAIAPFEPSALSGGSITAAAALTLWALLGVETATIPADKVKDPARTIPRATLAGTAFAGLVYLVVSSGVLLLTPTAVLQGSNAPFVDFVTYHGGGDFRLVLAAFAAISALGALNGWSLIQGELPAAMAREGVFPAWFGKTTANGTPVRSHVASSALVTILVLMNYAKSMADAFTFMALLATAASLFAYLFCSLAVLRLMQQGRMAPSKGLGLVAAVAAVYSAWTFYGAGWSVTFWGLVLLAAGVPIYWLMRRAAR, encoded by the coding sequence ATGACGTCCCTGAAATCCAAGCCTCTGGGCATTTGGATGTGCGCCGCCCTCGTGGTCGGCAACATGATCGGCTCGGGCGTGTTCATGCTGCCCGCCTCCCTGGCGCCCTACGGCTGGAACGCCGTCATCGCCTGGCTACTGACCATCGGCGGCTCGTTATGCCTGGCTTACGTGTTCGCCAAGCTGGCGGGCGCCTTTCCGCGCGCCGGCGGACCCTTCGCCTATACCGAGGAAGCGTTCGGGCGCGCGCCGGGCTTTCTGGTGGCGTGGTCCTATTGGATCTCGGTTTGGGTCTCCAACGCGGCCATCGCCATCGCGGCGGTGAGCTACCTCAGCGTCTTCATGCCCGCCATCGCCAAGACGCCGGGCCTGGCGGCGCTGCTGACCGTGGCGGTGGTGTGGGCGGCGACGGCGATCAACTGCGCCGGGGCGCGGTCGGCGGGGTGGATTCAGCTGGTCACCACGATCTTGAAACTGATCCCGCTGATCGCGGTGGCGGGCCTGGCCTTTAGCGTGCTACACGCCAAGGGGGGCGCAGCGATTGCGCCGTTCGAACCCTCGGCCTTGTCCGGCGGCTCCATCACTGCGGCTGCGGCGCTGACGCTTTGGGCGCTGCTCGGGGTGGAGACCGCGACTATTCCGGCCGACAAGGTCAAGGATCCCGCGCGCACCATTCCCCGGGCCACCCTGGCTGGCACTGCGTTCGCAGGCCTTGTCTATCTGGTCGTCTCGTCGGGCGTCCTGCTTCTGACCCCCACCGCCGTGCTGCAGGGGTCCAACGCGCCGTTCGTTGATTTCGTGACCTATCATGGCGGCGGAGACTTCCGGCTTGTTCTGGCGGCCTTCGCCGCGATCAGTGCGCTGGGCGCGCTCAACGGCTGGTCGCTGATCCAGGGGGAACTGCCCGCCGCCATGGCCCGCGAAGGGGTGTTTCCGGCCTGGTTCGGCAAGACCACCGCCAACGGCACGCCGGTTCGCTCGCACGTGGCGTCGAGCGCGCTCGTCACGATCCTGGTGCTGATGAACTACGCCAAGTCGATGGCCGACGCCTTCACCTTCATGGCCCTTTTGGCCACCGCCGCGTCCCTCTTCGCCTATCTCTTCTGTTCCCTGGCGGTGCTGCGGCTTATGCAACAGGGGCGCATGGCGCCGTCCAAGGGGCTGGGCTTGGTGGCGGCCGTCGCGGCGGTCTATTCGGCCTGGACCTTCTATGGCGCCGGGTGGTCCGTGACCTTCTGGGGGCTGGTGCTGCTGGCCGCCGGCGTCCCGATCTACTGGCTGATGCGGAGAGCCGCCCGATGA
- a CDS encoding amidohydrolase family protein, which yields MMSRLVCAAALAALVPAVASAQVTYVRAGKLIDPQAGKVLTDQMLRIEGDRIVSVGPWKGAPKEGAKDAKVVDWSGLTVLPGLIDMHTHMVDDEQSENIALPLLRTAAQQAYIGAGHARLTLMAGFTSVRDVGVWRALSDAALRDAINEGLVPGPRMSVAGAYVTAPGGGGEITGVASDVAIPAEMRRGVVDDAADVHKKVRALLVGGADFVKLIATGAVLTEGTEPGQLELSEDEIRAAVAEAAKRGTYVTAHAHGAEGIKIAVRAGVRSIEHGSLIDDEGIALMKAKGAFLVADIYNGDFIDTYGREHGWPAGMIRKNRETTDAQREGFRKAVKAGVKIAYGTDAGVYPHGWNARQMPYMVKYGMTPMQAIQSATTVAAELMGKTGQVGCDAAGCYADLIAVKGDPLSDISTLTQVAKVMKGGTMVKDD from the coding sequence ATGATGTCTCGCCTCGTTTGCGCCGCCGCCTTGGCCGCGCTGGTTCCGGCCGTCGCCTCGGCCCAGGTCACCTATGTTCGCGCGGGCAAGCTGATCGACCCCCAGGCCGGCAAGGTGCTGACCGATCAGATGCTCCGCATCGAAGGCGATCGCATCGTCTCGGTAGGCCCCTGGAAGGGGGCGCCGAAGGAGGGGGCCAAGGACGCGAAGGTCGTCGACTGGTCGGGCCTGACCGTCCTGCCGGGCCTGATCGACATGCACACGCACATGGTCGACGACGAGCAGAGCGAGAACATCGCCCTGCCGCTGCTGCGCACGGCGGCGCAGCAGGCCTATATCGGCGCGGGCCACGCCCGCTTGACCTTGATGGCCGGCTTCACCAGCGTGCGCGATGTCGGCGTCTGGCGGGCGCTGAGCGATGCGGCTCTTCGCGACGCCATCAACGAGGGACTCGTGCCGGGACCCCGAATGTCCGTCGCCGGCGCCTATGTCACCGCGCCGGGCGGGGGCGGGGAGATCACCGGCGTCGCGTCCGACGTGGCGATTCCCGCCGAGATGCGGCGCGGCGTGGTCGATGACGCCGCCGACGTCCACAAGAAGGTCCGCGCGCTGCTGGTCGGCGGCGCCGACTTCGTCAAGCTGATCGCCACCGGCGCGGTGCTCACCGAGGGCACCGAACCTGGCCAACTGGAACTCTCCGAGGATGAGATCCGCGCCGCCGTCGCGGAGGCCGCCAAGCGGGGGACCTATGTCACCGCCCACGCCCATGGCGCGGAGGGGATCAAGATCGCCGTCCGCGCCGGCGTCCGGTCGATCGAGCACGGCTCGCTGATCGACGACGAGGGGATCGCCCTGATGAAGGCCAAGGGCGCCTTCCTGGTGGCTGACATCTATAACGGCGACTTCATCGACACCTATGGCCGCGAGCACGGCTGGCCGGCGGGCATGATCCGCAAGAACCGCGAGACCACCGACGCCCAGCGCGAAGGCTTCCGAAAGGCGGTCAAGGCCGGGGTCAAGATCGCCTACGGCACCGACGCCGGCGTCTATCCGCACGGCTGGAACGCTCGCCAGATGCCCTACATGGTCAAGTACGGCATGACCCCGATGCAGGCGATCCAGTCGGCGACCACGGTGGCGGCCGAGCTGATGGGCAAGACCGGGCAGGTCGGCTGCGACGCGGCCGGCTGCTACGCCGATCTGATCGCGGTGAAGGGCGATCCGCTGTCGGACATCTCGACCCTGACCCAGGTGGCCAAGGTCATGAAGGGCGGAACGATGGTGAAGGACGATTGA
- a CDS encoding TetR/AcrR family transcriptional regulator, translating to MTRAAFTREAPDVRRQALVAAAETVLAREGVGGTSVRTICAEAGVSPGLLRHYFEGVDDLIAAAYEAVSQRIDAALDAALATAEDTPRARLLAYLGASFAPPVLDERLLAAWIGFWSLVKTKPRMAAIHAASYADFRARLEALLADAGARDTRLAAIALTATVDGLWLELCLDPATFSPDEARAVVTRAVEGWL from the coding sequence ATGACCCGCGCCGCCTTCACCCGCGAGGCGCCCGACGTCCGTCGGCAGGCGCTGGTGGCCGCCGCCGAGACCGTGTTGGCGCGCGAGGGCGTGGGCGGGACCAGCGTGCGGACGATCTGCGCCGAGGCCGGAGTCTCGCCGGGCCTGCTGCGCCACTATTTCGAAGGTGTCGATGACCTGATCGCGGCGGCCTACGAGGCCGTGTCGCAGCGTATCGACGCCGCCCTGGACGCGGCCTTGGCGACCGCAGAAGACACGCCGCGCGCGCGACTGCTGGCCTATCTAGGCGCGAGCTTCGCGCCGCCGGTGCTGGACGAACGGCTGCTGGCCGCGTGGATCGGGTTCTGGTCACTGGTCAAGACCAAGCCGCGCATGGCCGCGATCCACGCGGCCTCCTATGCCGATTTCCGCGCCCGGCTGGAGGCTCTACTGGCCGATGCGGGCGCGCGCGACACGCGTCTGGCCGCCATCGCCCTGACGGCGACGGTGGACGGGCTATGGCTGGAGCTGTGCCTGGATCCGGCGACCTTCAGTCCGGACGAGGCCCGCGCGGTCGTGACCCGCGCGGTCGAAGGCTGGCTCTAA
- a CDS encoding aromatic ring-hydroxylating dioxygenase subunit alpha, with product MTQISNHDPLSDWGLPGWIYTSERFFKEEQDKVFRPSWQIVCHLNDIPKAGDFHTFDFIGESLVVVRSKDGGVRAFANVCRHRGARLLDGPVGRCGGRIVCPYHAWTYDLEGRLIGVPMRDDYPALDMAKEGLASIETEIWRGFVFVRIEGDGPSVATMMAPYEDEVAHYRFEELQPFGRVTLRPRAVNWKNISDNYSDGLHIPVAHPGLTRLFGKGYGVEAEAYVDKMWGQLIDEPSESPSERLYQDLLPDVAHLPEDRKRLWTYFKLWPNFAFDIYPDQVDFMQFIPISAEQTMIREIAYALPDERREMKAARYLNWRINRQVNAEDTELVARVQQGMASRTFTAGPLATSEVSLRSFGRKMRALIPESRMPKPPEGW from the coding sequence GTGACCCAGATCTCCAACCATGACCCCCTCTCCGACTGGGGTCTGCCCGGCTGGATCTACACCAGCGAGCGGTTCTTCAAGGAAGAGCAGGACAAGGTGTTCCGCCCGTCGTGGCAGATCGTCTGCCATCTGAACGACATCCCCAAGGCCGGCGACTTTCACACCTTCGACTTCATCGGCGAAAGCCTGGTGGTCGTGCGCAGCAAGGACGGCGGCGTGCGCGCCTTCGCCAATGTGTGCCGCCATCGCGGGGCGCGGCTGCTGGACGGACCGGTCGGCCGCTGCGGCGGACGGATTGTCTGCCCCTACCACGCCTGGACCTATGATCTGGAAGGCCGGCTGATCGGCGTGCCGATGCGCGATGATTATCCAGCCCTCGACATGGCCAAGGAGGGTCTTGCCTCCATCGAAACCGAAATCTGGCGCGGTTTCGTCTTTGTCCGCATCGAGGGCGACGGCCCCTCGGTGGCGACCATGATGGCGCCCTACGAGGACGAGGTGGCGCACTACCGCTTCGAGGAGCTTCAGCCGTTTGGCCGCGTCACGCTGCGGCCGCGCGCGGTGAACTGGAAGAACATCAGCGATAACTATTCGGACGGCCTGCACATCCCGGTCGCACATCCGGGCCTGACCCGGCTGTTCGGCAAGGGCTACGGGGTCGAGGCGGAGGCCTATGTCGACAAGATGTGGGGCCAACTGATCGACGAGCCGTCCGAGAGCCCGTCCGAGCGCCTCTATCAGGACTTGCTGCCCGATGTTGCGCACCTGCCCGAAGACCGCAAGCGGCTGTGGACCTACTTCAAGCTCTGGCCGAACTTCGCCTTCGACATCTATCCGGACCAGGTGGACTTCATGCAGTTCATCCCGATCTCGGCCGAACAGACGATGATCCGTGAGATCGCCTACGCCCTGCCGGACGAGCGGCGCGAGATGAAGGCCGCCCGCTATCTGAACTGGCGCATCAACCGGCAGGTCAACGCCGAGGATACCGAGCTGGTGGCCCGCGTGCAGCAGGGCATGGCCTCGCGCACCTTTACCGCCGGCCCGCTGGCGACCAGCGAGGTCAGCTTGCGCAGCTTCGGTCGCAAGATGCGCGCTTTGATCCCGGAAAGCCGGATGCCAAAGCCGCCGGAGGGATGGTGA
- a CDS encoding NAD(P)/FAD-dependent oxidoreductase: protein MAVTQARDAVIIGGGHNGLVCAFYLAKAGLKVTVCEARGVVGGAAVTEEFHPGFRNSVASYTVSLLNPRVIADMGLRELGLTFLERPISNFLPISDDKYIKLGGGLERTQEEFRKYSRRDAEVLPDYYAMLDEIGDILRDLAQETPPNLGDGLPGLLRALRQGGRLAFLSRQRKRDLLDLFTKSARDVLNSWFESEPVKAAFGFDAVVGNFASADTPGSAYVLLHHTFGEVNGKKGAWGHAVGGMGAITQAMAKACEAAGVEILLDAPVEAVHVDGQKATGVQLVDGRQIMAPIVSANVNPALLYKKLVPPSALTPDFRKAVEGYKNGSGTFRMNVALSELPSFTCLPGRETAEHHQSGIVIAPSLDYMDAAYRDAKGDGISKAPIVEMLIPSSLDTSLAPPGQHVASLFCQQFAPELPDGRSWDDAREAAADLIIDTVDQWAPGFKASVLGRMILSPLDLERKFGLIGGDIMHGHMSLDQLWATRPLLGHASHRAPIAGLYMCGAGTHPGGGVSGNPGRNAAREILRDKDFATAVKLSVVGR, encoded by the coding sequence ATGGCGGTCACCCAGGCCCGCGACGCGGTCATCATCGGCGGAGGCCATAACGGCCTCGTCTGCGCCTTCTACCTGGCCAAGGCCGGGCTGAAGGTCACGGTCTGCGAGGCGCGGGGCGTCGTTGGCGGCGCGGCGGTGACGGAAGAGTTCCACCCCGGCTTCCGCAACTCGGTGGCCAGCTACACGGTCAGCCTGCTGAACCCGCGCGTGATCGCCGACATGGGCCTGCGAGAGCTGGGTCTGACCTTCCTGGAACGGCCGATCTCGAACTTCCTGCCGATCAGCGACGACAAGTACATCAAGCTGGGCGGGGGGCTGGAGCGCACCCAGGAGGAGTTCCGCAAGTACAGCCGGCGCGACGCCGAAGTGCTGCCTGACTACTACGCGATGCTGGACGAGATCGGTGACATCCTGCGCGACCTGGCCCAGGAAACGCCGCCGAATCTGGGCGATGGTCTGCCTGGTCTGCTGCGCGCTCTGCGCCAGGGCGGACGCCTGGCCTTTCTGTCGCGCCAGCGCAAGCGCGACCTCTTGGACCTGTTCACCAAGAGCGCCCGCGACGTGCTGAACAGCTGGTTCGAGAGCGAGCCGGTCAAGGCCGCCTTCGGCTTCGACGCCGTGGTCGGCAACTTCGCCAGCGCCGATACGCCTGGGTCGGCCTATGTGCTGCTGCACCACACCTTTGGCGAGGTGAACGGCAAGAAGGGCGCCTGGGGCCACGCGGTCGGCGGCATGGGCGCGATCACCCAAGCCATGGCCAAGGCCTGCGAGGCGGCGGGTGTGGAGATCCTGCTCGACGCCCCGGTCGAGGCGGTGCATGTCGATGGCCAGAAGGCCACCGGCGTGCAGCTGGTCGACGGCCGCCAGATCATGGCCCCGATCGTCAGCGCCAACGTCAACCCGGCCCTGCTCTACAAGAAGCTGGTGCCGCCCTCGGCCCTGACCCCGGACTTCCGCAAGGCGGTCGAGGGTTACAAGAACGGCTCCGGCACCTTCCGGATGAACGTGGCGCTGTCGGAGCTGCCCAGCTTCACATGCCTGCCGGGCAGGGAGACCGCCGAGCATCACCAATCGGGCATCGTGATCGCCCCGAGCCTCGACTACATGGACGCGGCCTATCGCGACGCGAAGGGCGATGGGATCAGCAAGGCCCCGATCGTCGAGATGCTGATTCCGTCCAGCCTCGACACCAGCCTTGCCCCGCCCGGCCAGCACGTGGCCAGCCTGTTCTGCCAGCAGTTCGCACCGGAGCTTCCCGATGGTCGTTCCTGGGACGACGCGCGCGAGGCCGCCGCCGACCTGATCATCGACACGGTCGACCAATGGGCGCCGGGCTTCAAGGCCTCGGTGCTGGGGCGGATGATCCTGTCGCCGCTGGATCTGGAACGGAAGTTCGGCCTGATCGGCGGCGACATCATGCACGGCCACATGTCGCTGGATCAGCTGTGGGCCACACGCCCGCTGCTGGGTCACGCCAGCCACCGCGCGCCGATCGCGGGCCTCTATATGTGCGGCGCGGGCACGCACCCCGGCGGCGGTGTCTCGGGCAATCCGGGCCGCAACGCCGCCCGCGAAATCCTGCGCGACAAGGACTTCGCCACGGCCGTGAAGCTGTCGGTGGTGGGGCGGTGA
- a CDS encoding efflux RND transporter permease subunit, with product MKFDLSTFAVRRWQFTLVAFGLLVMLGINAFTSIPRSEDPHFPIPIVVVRAVLPGAEPSEMEQLVVDPIEDAVDGLDNIDKVESVSLDGAAVVSVHFTWDVDPERKYDQVVREVNAIRGNLPAGLARLDIQRARTTEVSVVQVALTSDTLPMRRLEKVADRLRERLDRVPGVREAQYWGAPPSDVQVTLDLARLSALKLPATAVTDALRAAGAEAPIGAVQAGERRFNVKSGGAFRDLKTISDTPVRSIGGKVVRVSDVATIGWAQQEPTHVTRFNGKRAVFVTVKQKDGQDVAKITQEVRKVLDEYERALPAGVKLERAFFQAENVKHRLKNLFRDFGIALVLVLITLLPLGPRAGVVVMVSIPLSLLIGLSMLQAFGFTLNQLSIAGFVLALGLLVDDSIVITENIARRIREGEERTEAAVNGARQIGLAVVGCTATLMLAFLPLMALPAGSGAYIKSLPVTVLCTVGASLLVSLTIIPFLASRILDKHSDPEGNAILRAVNGGIQRFYRPVLHASLARPWLALALMLALCATTVPLVKVIGSSLFPPAETPQFLIRIETPDGASLARTDQALRFVDARLAKEPEILWRASNLGRGNPQIFYNKSQRESSNSFAEVYASFEAWKPGKSDKVLDALRADFGKYPGARITVVAFENGPPIDAPIAIRITGQNLEVLKALAARTEAVLKDTPGARDVSNPMRLDRTDLDLGVDEAKAAALGVPAGAARRVTRLALSGEEAARFRDPDGDDYAVRVRLPTAQVDGAARNPLSALNGVYVPTADGEAAPLGAIATPTLRSSPARIDRFDRERTVTVTSYVATGYLTAKVTEDIVQRLEKEVPMPPGYRLSLGGQAEAQSESFAGLGAAVLVAIFGILAVLVLEFQKFKTALVVAGIIPFGVFGAVLALALTGNSLSFTATIGLIALIGIEIKNSILLVDFTEQLRREGMNLHDAIEKAGEVRFLPVLLTSVTAIGGLLPLALERSGLYSPLAIAIIGGLITSTLLSRVATPVMYWLTARGKAQTLAPT from the coding sequence GTGAAGTTCGATCTTTCGACGTTCGCGGTTCGCCGTTGGCAGTTCACGCTCGTGGCGTTTGGCCTCCTGGTGATGCTGGGGATCAACGCCTTCACCAGTATTCCACGCTCGGAAGACCCCCACTTCCCCATTCCGATCGTGGTCGTCCGCGCCGTGCTGCCGGGCGCCGAGCCCTCGGAGATGGAGCAACTGGTCGTCGATCCGATCGAGGACGCGGTCGACGGGCTCGACAATATCGACAAGGTCGAGTCGGTCAGCTTGGACGGGGCGGCGGTCGTCTCGGTTCACTTCACCTGGGACGTCGATCCCGAGCGCAAGTACGATCAGGTGGTCCGCGAGGTGAACGCCATCCGGGGCAATCTGCCCGCCGGTCTGGCCCGCCTCGACATCCAGCGCGCTCGCACCACCGAGGTGTCTGTCGTGCAGGTGGCGTTGACCAGCGACACCCTGCCGATGCGCCGCCTGGAAAAGGTGGCCGACCGTCTTCGCGAACGGCTGGACCGCGTGCCCGGCGTGCGTGAAGCGCAATACTGGGGCGCGCCGCCGTCGGACGTGCAGGTGACGCTGGACCTGGCCCGGCTGTCGGCCCTGAAGCTGCCCGCCACCGCCGTCACCGACGCCCTGCGCGCGGCCGGCGCCGAGGCGCCGATCGGCGCGGTACAGGCCGGAGAGCGGCGCTTCAACGTCAAGTCCGGCGGCGCGTTCCGCGACCTGAAGACCATCAGCGACACCCCCGTGCGGTCGATCGGCGGCAAGGTGGTGCGCGTCTCGGACGTCGCCACCATCGGCTGGGCCCAGCAGGAGCCCACCCACGTCACCCGCTTCAACGGCAAACGCGCCGTCTTCGTGACCGTCAAACAGAAGGACGGCCAGGACGTCGCCAAGATCACCCAGGAAGTCCGCAAGGTCCTGGACGAGTACGAGCGCGCCCTGCCCGCCGGGGTGAAGCTGGAGCGCGCCTTCTTCCAGGCCGAGAACGTCAAGCATCGCCTCAAGAACCTGTTCCGCGACTTCGGCATCGCGCTTGTTTTGGTGCTGATCACCCTGTTGCCGCTGGGACCGCGCGCCGGTGTGGTGGTGATGGTGTCGATCCCGCTCAGCCTGCTGATCGGCCTGTCGATGCTGCAGGCGTTCGGGTTCACCCTGAACCAGCTGTCGATCGCCGGCTTCGTGCTGGCGCTAGGCCTTCTGGTCGACGACAGTATCGTCATCACCGAGAACATCGCCCGACGTATCCGTGAGGGCGAAGAACGCACGGAGGCGGCCGTCAATGGCGCGCGGCAAATCGGCCTGGCGGTCGTCGGCTGCACGGCGACCCTGATGCTGGCCTTCCTGCCGCTGATGGCCCTGCCCGCCGGCTCGGGCGCCTACATCAAGTCGCTGCCGGTGACGGTGCTGTGCACGGTGGGCGCATCCCTGCTCGTGTCGCTCACCATCATTCCATTTCTGGCTAGTCGGATCCTGGACAAGCACTCCGACCCCGAGGGCAATGCGATCCTGCGAGCGGTGAACGGCGGCATTCAGCGCTTTTATCGCCCCGTCCTGCACGCCTCGCTAGCCCGCCCCTGGCTGGCCCTGGCCCTGATGCTGGCCCTGTGCGCCACCACGGTTCCGCTGGTGAAGGTGATCGGCAGCTCGCTGTTCCCGCCCGCCGAGACACCGCAGTTTCTGATCCGGATCGAAACGCCCGACGGCGCGTCGCTGGCGCGGACCGATCAGGCGCTGCGCTTCGTCGACGCTCGCCTGGCCAAGGAGCCCGAAATCCTGTGGCGCGCCAGCAATCTGGGCCGTGGCAACCCGCAGATTTTCTACAACAAGAGCCAGCGCGAGAGCTCCAACAGCTTCGCCGAGGTCTATGCCAGCTTCGAGGCCTGGAAGCCGGGCAAGAGCGACAAGGTTCTGGACGCCCTTCGCGCCGACTTCGGCAAGTACCCCGGCGCGCGGATCACCGTGGTGGCTTTCGAGAACGGCCCGCCGATCGACGCCCCGATCGCCATCCGCATCACCGGCCAGAACCTCGAGGTGCTAAAAGCCCTGGCCGCCCGGACCGAGGCGGTGCTGAAAGACACGCCCGGCGCGCGCGATGTCAGCAACCCGATGCGCCTGGACCGTACGGACCTTGATCTCGGCGTCGACGAGGCGAAGGCCGCCGCCTTGGGCGTGCCGGCCGGCGCCGCCCGCCGCGTGACGCGTCTGGCGCTGTCGGGCGAGGAGGCCGCGCGGTTCCGCGATCCCGACGGTGACGACTACGCCGTGCGGGTGCGCCTGCCGACCGCGCAGGTGGACGGGGCGGCGCGCAATCCACTTTCAGCCCTGAACGGCGTCTATGTGCCGACCGCCGACGGCGAGGCCGCGCCGCTGGGCGCGATCGCCACCCCGACCCTGCGCTCGAGCCCGGCCCGCATCGACCGCTTCGACCGCGAGCGGACGGTGACGGTGACCAGCTATGTCGCGACCGGCTATCTGACGGCCAAGGTGACCGAGGACATCGTGCAGCGCCTGGAGAAGGAAGTCCCGATGCCGCCTGGCTATCGCCTGTCGCTGGGCGGCCAGGCCGAGGCGCAGTCGGAAAGCTTCGCAGGCCTGGGCGCGGCGGTGCTCGTGGCGATCTTCGGCATCCTGGCCGTGCTGGTCCTGGAGTTCCAGAAGTTCAAGACCGCCCTGGTGGTCGCCGGCATCATCCCGTTCGGTGTGTTCGGCGCGGTGCTGGCCCTGGCCCTGACCGGCAACTCGCTATCGTTCACCGCCACGATCGGCCTGATCGCGTTGATCGGCATCGAGATCAAGAACTCGATCCTGCTGGTCGACTTCACCGAGCAGCTGCGGCGCGAGGGCATGAACCTGCACGACGCCATCGAGAAGGCCGGCGAGGTCCGTTTCCTGCCCGTACTGCTGACCAGCGTGACGGCGATCGGCGGTCTGCTGCCCTTGGCCCTGGAGCGCTCGGGCCTCTACTCGCCCCTGGCCATCGCCATCATCGGCGGCCTGATCACCAGCACGCTGCTGAGCCGGGTGGCCACGCCGGTGATGTACTGGCTGACGGCGCGCGGGAAGGCGCAGACGCTTGCCCCCACCTGA
- a CDS encoding efflux RND transporter periplasmic adaptor subunit, with protein MEQLMWRTPLPPLAALLLAATLGGCGGKTKTEAPPAPTPVEAARVAAPDAAGTVSGAGTLERRREMALSFRIPGVLTAMKVEAGDSVRAGQLIAAIDPAGVDARQQQTQADLERVRRDLERDKVLFEKGYVSRQRIDDRTSALKSAQAAFDAAHFDRRWASLVSPVSGVVLERRAQAGEVVGAGQVVARVADLNSPLVLRLPLAARDAARVRVGDTATVTVEEIGASALNGRITRVGEAADARTGAILVEIELSAPPPALRSGQVAHATLSVRAAPGVTTTYARVPAEAVLEANGQRAFVFRVDGGKARRTAVGFGGFDGDNALVSGLPNGAQVITAGAGFVSDGEAVSVVDPTRLGR; from the coding sequence TTGGAACAGCTTATGTGGCGGACACCGCTTCCTCCCCTGGCGGCCCTCCTCTTGGCGGCGACGCTAGGCGGCTGCGGCGGAAAGACCAAGACCGAGGCGCCCCCCGCGCCAACGCCGGTCGAGGCCGCTCGCGTCGCCGCGCCTGACGCCGCTGGCACGGTGTCCGGCGCAGGAACGCTGGAGCGCCGCCGCGAGATGGCGCTGTCGTTCCGGATTCCCGGCGTCCTGACCGCGATGAAGGTCGAGGCCGGCGACAGCGTGCGGGCCGGACAACTCATCGCCGCCATTGACCCCGCCGGTGTCGACGCCCGCCAGCAGCAGACCCAGGCCGACCTCGAGCGCGTGCGCCGCGACCTGGAGCGCGACAAGGTGCTGTTCGAGAAAGGCTATGTCAGCCGCCAGCGCATCGACGACCGGACCAGTGCGCTGAAGTCAGCCCAGGCCGCCTTTGACGCGGCGCATTTCGATCGTCGCTGGGCCAGCCTTGTGTCTCCCGTCTCGGGCGTAGTGCTGGAGCGCCGCGCCCAGGCGGGCGAGGTGGTCGGCGCGGGCCAGGTGGTGGCGCGCGTCGCCGACCTCAATAGCCCGCTTGTCCTCCGACTGCCGCTAGCCGCTCGGGACGCCGCGCGCGTCCGGGTCGGCGATACGGCGACCGTAACGGTCGAGGAAATCGGGGCGAGCGCACTGAACGGCCGTATCACGCGGGTTGGAGAGGCCGCGGACGCCCGCACCGGCGCGATCCTGGTCGAGATCGAGCTTTCCGCGCCGCCGCCGGCGCTGCGCAGCGGCCAGGTGGCCCACGCCACGCTCAGCGTCCGCGCCGCACCGGGCGTCACCACCACCTATGCCCGCGTCCCGGCCGAAGCGGTGCTGGAGGCCAACGGCCAACGCGCCTTCGTCTTCCGGGTCGACGGCGGCAAGGCCCGGAGGACGGCCGTGGGCTTTGGCGGCTTCGACGGCGACAACGCACTCGTTTCGGGCCTGCCGAACGGCGCCCAGGTCATCACCGCCGGGGCGGGCTTCGTCTCGGACGGCGAGGCCGTCAGCGTGGTCGATCCCACCCGGCTGGGGCGCTAG
- a CDS encoding TetR/AcrR family transcriptional regulator, with protein MKSPKIRSPRKPKGHGAERREEILDAAQGLFAQKGVHAVSTRQIAEIAGISQPALYAYFTTKDDIAAELCVRAFAILGQRMAEARVNYTPTTENFDRCLRVYIDFGLDHPDAYRVAFMLEKSVDGSFLEKTGGKPMAAGQEVFQVFVEMVGELHASGLMAGDDVMAATQSLWAGLHGLVSLLIARPEFPWIERETLIATHVAMLRRGALK; from the coding sequence ATGAAATCGCCGAAGATCAGATCTCCCCGTAAACCCAAGGGGCACGGGGCCGAGCGCCGCGAAGAGATCCTTGACGCCGCCCAGGGTCTGTTCGCGCAGAAGGGCGTGCATGCCGTCTCAACTCGTCAGATCGCCGAGATCGCCGGCATCTCGCAGCCGGCCCTCTACGCTTACTTCACCACCAAGGACGACATCGCCGCCGAACTGTGTGTGCGAGCCTTCGCGATCCTCGGGCAGCGGATGGCCGAAGCGCGGGTAAACTATACCCCGACGACCGAGAACTTTGATCGTTGCCTGCGGGTCTATATCGACTTTGGCCTCGACCACCCCGACGCCTATCGCGTGGCGTTCATGCTGGAGAAGAGCGTCGACGGATCGTTCCTGGAAAAGACCGGCGGAAAGCCGATGGCGGCGGGTCAAGAGGTGTTCCAGGTCTTCGTCGAGATGGTCGGCGAGCTGCACGCCAGCGGGCTAATGGCCGGCGACGACGTCATGGCGGCGACCCAGTCTCTGTGGGCGGGACTGCACGGGCTGGTCTCGCTGCTGATCGCCCGGCCGGAATTCCCGTGGATCGAGCGCGAGACGCTGATCGCCACCCACGTCGCCATGCTGCGCAGAGGGGCCCTCAAATAG